In Uranotaenia lowii strain MFRU-FL chromosome 2, ASM2978415v1, whole genome shotgun sequence, one genomic interval encodes:
- the LOC129744477 gene encoding perlucin-like, with the protein MFSKSLIALVGLVGIISCQNTTSCPQENRYVVRSDAANFFQAWERCRELGLRLATVNSAQDSDSLAEAIAASKTKAPWWIAATDLGNSPFNYTWISTNQALEGYTNFAPDQPDNNKNKGTENCIEVGRYGSVTWNDWQCTGQIGYICERHSDDECSCSCKFQRT; encoded by the coding sequence ATGTTCTCAAAGTCATTAATTGCGCTAGTGGGTCTGGTAGGAATTATTTCCTGCCAAAACACAACATCCTGCCCCCAGGAGAATCGATACGTCGTTCGGTCAGATGCGGCCAATTTCTTTCAAGCCTGGGAAAGGTGCCGTGAATTGGGACTTCGATTGGCCACCGTTAATTCGGCTCAGGACAGCGATAGTTTGGCGGAAGCAATAGCAGCATCCAAAACCAAAGCACCATGGTGGATTGCTGCAACTGATCTAGGAAATTCGCCTTTCAACTACACGTGGATTTCAACCAACCAAGCACTTGAGGGATACACCAACTTCGCTCCGGACCAAcctgataataataaaaataagggAACTGAAAACTGTATTGAAGTGGGACGATATGGTTCCGTAACCTGGAATGATTGGCAGTGCACTGGGCAAATCGGTTATATTTGTGAACGTCATTCAGATGACGAGTGTAGTTGCAGTTGCAAATTTCAGAGAACGTAA